The window ACCGCGAGGCCACCTTCCTCATCGGCGGTGACCAGTGCACCCGCCGCTGCGACTTCTGCCAGATCGACACCGGCAAGCCGGCCGAGTTCGACGCCGACGAGCCCCGCCGCGTCGGCGAGTCGGTCGCCACGATGGGCCTGCGCTACGCCACGGTCACCGGTGTGGCCCGCGACGACCTGCCCGACGGCGGCGCCTGGCTCTACGCGGAGACGGTCCGCCAGATTCACAAGCTGATGCCCGGTTGTGGCGTCGAGCTGCTGATCCCCGACTTCAACGCCGACCCGGCCCAGCTGGCCGAGGTCTTCGGCGCGGCGCCCGAGGTGCTCGCCCACAACCTGGAGACGGTGCCGCGCATCTTCAAGCGCATCCGCCCCGGCTTCCGCTACGAGCGTTCCCTCGACGTGATCACCCAGGCTCGGGCAGCCGGCCTGGTCACCAAGAGCAACCTGATCCTCGGCATGGGCGAGACCCGCGAAGAGGTGACGGCGGCCCTGCGCGACCTGCACGGCGCCGGTTGCGAGCTGATCACCATCACCCAGTATCTTCGCCCCACCCCGCGCCACCACCCGGTCGAGCGCTGGGTGAAGCCGGAGGAGTTCGTCGAGCTCCGCGAGGAGGCCGAGCAGATCGGCTTCGCCGGCGTGATGAGCGGCCCGCTGGTCCGTTCGTCCTACCGTGCGGGCCGCCTCTACAAGCAGGCCCTCGAAGCCCGCGGCTGACCTGATACCGCGCGGCCGACCTTGATACCGCG of the Actinoplanes sichuanensis genome contains:
- the lipA gene encoding lipoyl synthase, with the translated sequence MRCARPVRAYLRGVTIAPEGRRMLRIEARNAETPIERKPPWIKVKAKMGPEYTEMRGRVQKEGLHTVCQEAGCPNIYECWEDREATFLIGGDQCTRRCDFCQIDTGKPAEFDADEPRRVGESVATMGLRYATVTGVARDDLPDGGAWLYAETVRQIHKLMPGCGVELLIPDFNADPAQLAEVFGAAPEVLAHNLETVPRIFKRIRPGFRYERSLDVITQARAAGLVTKSNLILGMGETREEVTAALRDLHGAGCELITITQYLRPTPRHHPVERWVKPEEFVELREEAEQIGFAGVMSGPLVRSSYRAGRLYKQALEARG